TAATTAGAGCGCATTATCAGAACGAAACTAAATTTAAATCGTTAAGTGGAAAAGTTAGAATCAGTTATTCTGACGGAGATAACGCTCAAAATGTTTCTGTTAGCTTACGAATGGAAAAAGACAAAGCTATTTGGATGAGTGCTCCGTTGGGAATCGTAAAGGCCTATATTACTCCTGATAGGGTTTCTTTTTATAACAAATTAGAAAATGAATATTTTGATGGGGACTTTTCCTATTTAAGTGATTTATTAGGTACTGATGTGGATTTTTCAATTTTACAAAATCTGTTAACAGGACAAGCAATTGTAGATTTAAGAGAAGAAAAATATGGGATTGATATTTCTGAAGATACCTATAGATTAACCCCTAAAATGCAAGAAGTATTATATAAAACCTTATTCAGTATTGAACCTAAGAATTTTAAAATGGCCTTGCAGCAAATTGCTCAACCTCTAGAAAAAAGGTTATTGGAGATTTCTTATAAGAATTATCAAAAAATAGATAATGAGATTTTACCTAACGAAATAATAATTAGGGCCATTACAAAGGATAGTGAGAATATTATTGAATTGGAATTCAGGAATATTGAATTAAACGGTGCGGTAAATTTTCCATATTCCATACCAAAAGGATATAAAGAAATAGAGTTATA
The genomic region above belongs to Maribacter hydrothermalis and contains:
- a CDS encoding DUF4292 domain-containing protein encodes the protein MKSLLILCIVFMASCKSTKVVSGGSVDDKLPAKSVIRAHYQNETKFKSLSGKVRISYSDGDNAQNVSVSLRMEKDKAIWMSAPLGIVKAYITPDRVSFYNKLENEYFDGDFSYLSDLLGTDVDFSILQNLLTGQAIVDLREEKYGIDISEDTYRLTPKMQEVLYKTLFSIEPKNFKMALQQIAQPLEKRLLEISYKNYQKIDNEILPNEIIIRAITKDSENIIELEFRNIELNGAVNFPYSIPKGYKEIEL